The Miscanthus floridulus cultivar M001 chromosome 17, ASM1932011v1, whole genome shotgun sequence genome has a window encoding:
- the LOC136515748 gene encoding uncharacterized protein: MAAARWDSSRKQTRTHTHVLVARPPLARRSVPRWEKDFCESQGVPWKKVMNPDVGLNADAEGSIARWDDSGAVEALLAARRRYWVETNGGLRCRAVPPLPGPDLYCDVIIDDDGGPVDPELDAEYEEALRAMEVAWEQNENVRVLTASELPDDFVPVATGWDDDDV, translated from the coding sequence ATGGCGGCAGCCCGCTGGGACAGCAGCAGGAAGCAGACCCGCACCCACACCCATGTGCTGGTTGCGCGCCCGCCGCTGGCCCGGCGCTCGGTGCCACGGTGGGAGAAGGACTTCTGCGAGTCGCAGGGCGTGCCGTGGAAGAAGGTAATGAACCCGGACGTGGGGCTCAACGCGGACGCCGAGGGCAGCATCGCGAGATGGGACGATTCGGGCGCCGTGGAGGCGCTGCTCGCCGCCAGAAGGCGGTACTGGGTGGAGACGAACGGCGGGCTCAGGTGCCGTGCGGTTCCTCCGCTGCCAGGGCCCGACTTGTACTGCGACGTGATcatcgacgacgacggcgggccGGTGGACCCCGAGCTGGACGCGGAGTATGAGGAGGCGCTCCGCGCCATGGAGGTCGCGTGGGAGCAGAACGAGAACGTCAGGGTCCTGACTGCGTCCGAGCTGCCTGACGACTTCGTGCCAGTGGCCACCGGCTGGGACGACGACGATGTATAA